cagaccgcagcctccaggctgggcacagcaggagggaggcaaagaagccccccCAACCAGGCTGAGAGGACccacagagccccagcagccacggtcgatcacagccccggtgcagagagccccctccgaggaaacactggagatatgacctaataagaatatatacaggataaagagataaaataaataagaacgggatacaatataaatataaatagagtaagaagatgaaaaatgaataagaataaaatcaataaatattaggtaaaacctaaattaataatataaatagaataacaggatagaataaataagcataaaataaataaacgttctctgcggccctgagctcctccggcaggctgttccacagatgaggaccataccactgaaaagctgcctctccgtgagtatgtgtcctgactttagggacagtcaaaaggccagtaccagaggacctcagggtccgcgagggttcatatgttaaaagcaaatctgagagataagaaggcccaagaccattaagacatttaaaaaccaataaaagaactttaaaatcgatcctgaaacacacggggagccaatgcagcgattgtaaaaccggtgtaatgtgggcccgccctctggtcttcgtcagcacacgagctgcagagttttgtagAAGttgtaaaggtgaaatattctttttggggagaccagagagcagggcattacagtaatcaatgcgactggtaataaaagcatgcatcagcatctccgtgttggcccgagagagaatagggcggactctggctatattttttagatgataaaatccaattttggttacgtgtttaatatgtgggataaaaccaagctcagagtcaaaaataacacccaggtttttcacttgtagtgaagggcatagtgaatatgcctgtaatttagacaagagtttctctctctgagcctcaggaccgatgattaaaacttcagtcttgtcctggttaagctgtaaaaagttttctgccatccaagatcTTATAtctaaaatacagttaaaaagggcatccattggtctggtgtcatcaggagacacggagatgtacagctgagtgtcatcagcgtaactgtggaagttcactccatgcctcctgatgacactgccaagagggagcatatacaaattaaaaagtacagggcctaaaaccgacccttgaggcacaccacatgtcattttatggatcttagaggagcatgtatccatactcaccataaaagttctgtctgagagataggaagtgaaccagttgtgtgcagcaccagagaggcccaccatgtgtttcaatctgtttaaaagaatagcgtggtctactgtatcaaaggctgcgcttagatccagtagcaccaggactgagagCTTCTGGGCGTCCCAGTTACAtctaagatcatttaaaacctttaggagagcggtctttgtgctgtggttcaccctaaatccagactgaaatatctctaggatctgtttatcattcagaaaatcattaatctgagtaaaaacaagtttttctaaaattttacttaaaaatggtaagttggatacaggtctgtagttattaaaatcattacaatccaaattgctcttcttcagaaggggcctcaccaccgccgttttaaaggcagcagggaagacgcccaactgaagagagcaattcatcatgtataaaagctcagcttcaaaaaatccataaagtgttttaaaaagtaaagaggggattggatctaaaagacatgtggtgggtGTGGGTGGTGATTTTAAACTAAATACATTGATTCATGTGAATAAACAATAATTGGGACATGTAAAGATCTAAAATTGACACATTGACTGGAGAACAGCTATAAGCAGGATGTTTCCACAATATCCACTAGAGGGcactgttggtcttccttgctGAAGGACTTTAATGTTTTTCCTGCTTATTAGTCCTGTGGAGCCAAATTCTTGGTTAGGAAGCCCTTACCGGATGTATTATTCTAACCCTAACCTCTATGAACCCCACACAAGGTCTTATTTTATAATCCTAAAACCCCACCCACTTTGAATCCGAATCCCAACCCCTAGGAAGACCTGCTTAGCCCCCTCATACACCCTTAgggccctaaacctaacctcagTGGACCCTGTGATAGAGGTGATTTGGACCCTAATCCTAACCTCCCCTTGCGCTTCTTTATCCCTCCTCCCCTCACCTTTCTAACCCCATCCACGGGGTGTTGTTTTAAACTTCCTCTGTGTCATGCTGGGGGAGTCCTGGACACCTGGGATGAGGGCAGGTATGGTCTGTGCActggagcccggcccccttcGGGGACCGAGCTCCCAAACTTGATTTCCCATAACCCCGAACtctaatactgtaaatgatgagTGATTTAAGTTAAcactaaatgttaaacagtgTCTCCTGAGCATTTATAATCAGGTTTGAGTCTGGCTGCATTGACTTTTGAAGATGCAAATTTAGCATGATGGCTGATGGTGCTGTGTAAGCTTCTACTTACCTTCTACACTGTGTTTAACACACATGTCAGAATAGCAAAGAGGAGCACTGTTGCTTCATCCTTAATACTTTAGAGGAGAACTGGATTGCAAATCAAAAGGTCCTTAATAGCTTTTTGTCCTCCCCGACCCTCAAAGCCAAACTTCAGCCATTTCTGTATACCTTccatcaggggtgtccaaagtCCGGCTATGGCCCGCGGTCCATTTTTAATTGGCCctcaagtaattttataaatagaatagaatatggcccacacttcaacttttgcttgagtgtattgcacttcttagttttaacaccagggggagctgctgttgatcaaggcagttgctctACCAAAAAGGagaatcacagaagaaatttaccccaagttaccaaacatggcagaaccaaagaagcgaaaggtagaaagtgagtgcagaaaatttcagacacggtgggagagtgaatatttcttcaaagaattcaaggggaaGTGTATCTGTTTGAtttgcactgaaactgtggcagttatgaaagagtataatgtacgacgtcattatgaaaccaaacatcaggcctatgcatcctgcactggtgctgagcgagagcagaaattaaagcaaagggTAGCTCTCCTTTAGCaggtacacatgcttcaaatatcaataatgcgcatcaattctgtcactaccctgcttttgcgcaccactttcttatatgcgtttttcttgttaacacacagagtacacaccgctgtACGCAGTCCACGCAcacgcaaagtcagctgatctcatctgatgcagatttgctccttgatcaagtgacatttgtccggATTTTTGGCGTACGATCAGCACCGCGGCTGGATGGCCCCatttacatacccagcgcagctgatactcaccagaataattcactaaaattatatgcactcctgttattaagtccagttcagtcttTTAGTGTTGATAACCGTTTCAAACGAACGTTAAtaggtgtgttgctaagcctaagaacttaaataacaaacttgaaatgtacccatcccattttccccttttttgttttttctctgtgctgtaaatcttctgtccaagaagaaatctgctgctgttctgagaatgagctaccaaagctttttctgaataaatcaataaagatccattaatggaaagctgtgatgaaggcagttttgtctttaattatattcaacaatataacacatttgaccacatttaaatgatttttctaactttaatacgctacagttaaggttatatacctaatttctagtaagtggccaGAATGATTACATCAAAGAGTTTAGTTAAAAACACGCCCCGGGCAGGCCGGcgcaaagaaaaaggaaaagaaaagggcaaaGAAGTCAGGGGCGCCGGTTCTTTAAGCGCAGCCCACGCACCCCACTAGCTGCTGCTGAGGGACAGAGTGGTTTCGAACCAGCGACCTCAGCTTGTCACACACGAGCTAGTAGCCGGGCAGTTTACGTCTGCGCCACCTGCCCAGGCCAAACAAATGCAGACATATTTGGTATATTTATCTTCTATAAACACGCGCCGAGGTATTTTTGACAAGCAGAGAGAACAAATGTTTGGACAAAACATATCTGGTCCTCGTTAAAGATTGCACGCCgactcctttatttattttttcttttctatttttttttggagaaagtttgtttttcaaaataaatgagcGCCAGTGACGTCATTCTACGCGACTACCACAGGTAAGGAAAAGCCTGAATCTGTagatctttttcttttgtttttgttgtctaaaacacaaaaatcccaAAACAGTCAGCTCACAAAGTTGCAGGTTGGTGGCAATTTGGCAGAACAGCcaatgacttaaagcagttaggTGCATATATCTTGCCACAAGACATGTGCGCTAAGCTAGCTAAATTAGTTTCTGTTAGCGAATCAAGTTCAAGCTCCTCACATATCATCATCCAGGGTACAGTCATATGCTCATGAGGAGATCCCATGCAGGCAACATTAGCAAGTTAAATATGCACTAATTTTAAGCTATTTCCTAATATCTAACCATTATGATAAATGTTTGCCTGCAACTGAGACAGCCAACGCAAATGtcattgaaaaaagcaaaaccctgtgataacatgtttttgtttttctagaaTAGAAGaaccacattttaaaaagccagTAGGAATAAATCTTTGTTGTTACTGCATGATTAGAATGAAGTAACAACAAGTCTGGCTGGAATAAGAAGTGGTAATCTGTGTACTGTGCTAGTGATCTGCATAATTCACCTTAGATGGTCATCTGTTTGGATGACTGAAGTCGGCTAACGACACAGCTAATTTCATCAGGCTGCTAATGAAACATCTAAAATGATCGATGGTTAACTACACAACGGAAGCAACAGCATTACAATCACTTGATTCAATTAAAGATTTTCCCCCAAACATTTGATCCAAATTAGCAAAGTACTGCAACCATCTGAACCTTCTAGGTGTTACATGTTACAGTGTTGCACTCGGGCCagctttaaaaatggaaaactctttgtgtggtttacTCGGTTCTGTAAATGAGGCTCCTTTCATTTGTGAGACTGTTGTTCTTCTCTTCCCTTTTGTCCACCCTTACAAGGTGAAGGTGCTGCCCACCCATGATGCCAGCAAGGTGCGTGCAAGTGGATCCGGCCTTAAAACCACTGGAGTGCCCACCTCTCTGCCAGTGAAGTTCAACATTGATGCCAAAGATGCAGGTGAGGGACTGCTGGCAGTGCAGATCACTGCGAGTGCATGAACGTGGACCACACAATAATGTAACCAAAGTGTTGATATTTAggtaacagtttttgttttctcctgaaGGACCCAGACGGGAAGCCCAAGAAGCAAATATCTGTGACAACCATGATGGGACCTACCTGGTGTCTTATGTGCCAGACATGACTGACAGATACACCACACTCATTAAGTACGGAGGAGACGAGATCCCTTATTCACCCTACTGAATCAGGGCTCTGCCCACCCGAGATGCCAGCAAGTGCACTGTCACTGAATGTTGTCCAGTGGCCAGGTAGGACTCACTTCCTTGGTTGCTTATacacttttagttttctttgaaaACGGCCCTTTAAGTCACTTGAGCCATGACTTGAGTAAGCACTGTCCTGTTGAGTTTGTGGGCTCAGATGACAGTTATTGTAGAAACGATGTGAAatcatgttttagttttttgtaaattatagtCAAACATACAATGAACTGAGGTATTCTCTTTGGTTAACAGAGCGATGCGATAATAAAAGTGGACAAAGCACATCGAGTTGCCACAAATATCTTAGTATATTACACAGTTTACATAGTCGAAAAGGAGTATAAAGAAGTTTACActtacagtggggcaaaaaatgaggtgaccaaatacttatttcccACCATAATTTGCAAATCAATTCTTTAAAACTCAGACAAGTTAGAGGTACACCTATGATGAAAATTACAGGCCTCTCTCATCTTTTTAAGCGGGAGAACTTGCACAattggtggctgactaaatacttttttgccccactgtatttGATCCTGTCTCCCTCAATACTTTTTAATATCTAAATGCTTGATTCATCATATTATAACAAATGTGCTGTTGTAGCTACTCACAGTgagtttgattatattttttcCATCTACCAAAGAGAAATAATATCTCTTAGTGGCAGGTGGATCACACACTGATTTTAACACTTTGCATATGACTGCGTAGGATGAGCATTTTATAACagcatgtgttgtttttgtttatgtaaGGAAATCCATCAGTTTCccttgtattttaaatttgagTGAAGATCCTAAATTGGCCCCACTCTTGACTTTGAGAAAGGCTGATCTGTGCTGTCCCCACATGAGCACAGTCAGATATAATACAGGCTTTCAGAAGCAGGAAGGCTAAAGGCTGTTTAATGTCTGGTGTAACTGTGTCAGACATTTGCGTTCTCACGTGCATGGATAAGATCTTGAAAACTTCAGAGCTGCAGTGCATGTGTAAAAGTGGCTAAAAAGCAGTGCATTAACAtgtgttttgtctctttgattCTCTTTGATTCCTTCATCAGCAACATCTGCATCCACGATCCACCAGCTCAACAGCAACATCTGTCAGCTGTGCATCCAACTCGAGGCCTTCGCCTGCTGTGCTTAGGCTCTGGGCCGCGATTTCCGTCCCTTGTTGACGACCTCGCTGCATCCTGTGCTGTAGAAAGCTGGTGAGGAGACGCTGCTGGTCAGCCAGGCGGCGCTGAGCTCCATGTGGGACATCAGTAAGGCCTGTGGATACGCTTCCCTCAAGGAACTGATCAATGAGAACTCTGACTACCTGCTTAATGACATATCACTCAACCTTCAGAGGCTCAGCCAGCATCCACA
This sequence is a window from Pelmatolapia mariae isolate MD_Pm_ZW linkage group LG8, Pm_UMD_F_2, whole genome shotgun sequence. Protein-coding genes within it:
- the LOC134632943 gene encoding filamin-A-like, whose translation is RHSTRLPQVKVLPTHDASKVRASGSGLKTTGVPTSLPVKFNIDAKDAGPRREAQEANICDNHDGTYLVSYVPDMTDRYTTLIKYGGDEIPYSPY